In a single window of the Bactrocera dorsalis isolate Fly_Bdor chromosome 2, ASM2337382v1, whole genome shotgun sequence genome:
- the LOC105229522 gene encoding uncharacterized protein LOC105229522, whose translation MSKQTAALVTCEQFKLFLRENFEDFDDLINFSAVRALDDGENYITTIIRIRADIKLKDTSLQRVQLILKIPLKVNEANENVNNEEKAPSSADDYHELFVTESDMYDNIVPELEELCANFDIKLHFKPKQYRFAHELTCNYILLEDLQARGFENAPRREGLNEEHTKAVLAKLAQWHAASAKRVEIRGDYPEEYVNSYFSQQNLSFIENMNAAFNEPFAQCLESYDLLLPEKEVILNYMKNMNELYLKFGNVDAQAFNVLNHGDFWINNIMFRHSEDDGETVQEVLFVDFQLPKYGSFAMDVFCFLMTSPQWNIKLKNFDNFIHFYHTELIQNLKRLNYLRPIPTLEQINAQLEKYGLWAFVCVQRMLAVALLDPHENSNIETFMSNNEAGNTFKKRMFYNPKYVQQVKEILPWLIEKNYMHYMTQIS comes from the exons ATGAGCAAACAAACTGCAGCTTTGGTGACATGTgaacaatttaaattatttctccGTGAGAATTTCGAAGATTTTGATGATCTTATAAACTTTTCTGCAGTTCGAGCCTTAGATGACGGCGAAAACTATATTACTACGATTATAAGAATTCGTGCCGATATAAAGCTGAAAG atacaagccTCCAACGCGTGCAACTCATACTAAAAATTCCGCTGAAGGTTAATGAAGCAAATGAGAACGTAAACAATGAAGAGAAAGCGCCATCGTCAGCTGATGATTATCATGAATTATTTGTCACCGAATCGGATATGTACGACAACATCGTGCCAGAGTTAGAGGAGTTATGTGCAAATTTCGATATAAAATTACATTTCAAACCAAAACAATATCGTTTTGCTCACGAACTAACTTGTAATTATATTCTTCTGGAAGATCTTCAGGCAAGGGGCTTTGAAAATGCGCCAAGGCGAGAGGGTCTCAACGAAGAGCATACTAAAGCGGTGCTTGCAAAGTTGGCGCAGTGGCATGCAGCTTCCGCTAAGAGAGTTGAAATAAGAGGTGATTACCCAGAAGAGTATGTAAACAGCTACTTCTCACAGCAGAATTTgtcctttattgaaaatatgaatgCTGCATTCAATGAGCCGTTTGCTCAATGTTTGGAGAGCTATGATTTGCTGCTTCCTGAAAAGGAGGTCATT TTgaattacatgaaaaacatgaatgaattatatttaaaatttggcaATGTCGATGCACAAGCCTTCAATGTTCTTAACCACGGCGACTTTTGGATAAACAACATCATGTTTCGACACAGTGAGGATGACGGAGAGACCGTTCAGGAAGTGCTTTTCGTTGATTTTCAGCTACCCAAGTATGGAAGTTTCGCAATGGATGTATTTTGCTTTTTGATGACTTCGCCACAATGGaacattaaattgaaaaattttgacaatttcatacatttttatcaTACCGAGTTGATTCAAAACTTGAAACGGTTAAATTACCTGAGACCAATACCTACACTCGAGCAGATAAATGCTCAACTGGAAAAGTATGGTTTGTGGG CTTTTGTTTGTGTTCAACGGATGCTGGCAGTGGCTTTACTAGATCCCCATGAAAATTCCAACATTGAAACATTTATGAGCAATAATGAGGCGggaaatacttttaaaaaacgCATGTTTTATAATCCCAAATATGTTCAGCAAGTGAAAGAAATCTTGCCGTGGCTAATAGAGAAGAATTACATGCATTATATGACACAGATCTCATAA